One Cellulosimicrobium protaetiae genomic region harbors:
- a CDS encoding TatD family hydrolase, with product MAKQRERGWPPDPEPLPVPVVDNHTHLDSIAHVLPEDERAPSVSDHLARAVAAGVDRIVQVGCDLPAARWTDALLRGDQAIWGVEQADLARPSARTSQDRLVGRAGAVGVGRVLGAVAIHPNEAVLHGGVREVGPDGLAPDPRAHHDVPLDDAVAEIAAIARGNDRVRAIGETGMDLFRTGAQGEAVQRESFRAHVALAKELGLALQIHDRDAHAEVLDVLARDGAPERTVFHCYSGDAAMARFCADQGWFLSFAGPVTFRANDELRAALRDVPLGQVLVETDAPYLTPHPYRGRPNAPYVLPATVRTVAEVVDLPLADVCERLAATSVGVYGPW from the coding sequence GTGGCGAAGCAGCGCGAACGCGGGTGGCCGCCCGACCCGGAGCCGCTGCCCGTCCCGGTGGTGGACAACCACACGCACCTCGACTCGATCGCTCACGTCCTCCCCGAGGACGAACGGGCGCCGAGCGTGTCGGATCACCTCGCACGCGCGGTGGCCGCGGGGGTGGACCGCATCGTGCAGGTCGGCTGCGACCTCCCCGCGGCCCGCTGGACCGACGCCCTGCTGCGCGGCGACCAGGCGATCTGGGGGGTCGAGCAGGCGGATCTGGCGCGTCCATCGGCGCGGACGAGCCAGGACCGCCTGGTCGGCCGCGCGGGGGCGGTCGGGGTGGGGCGGGTGCTCGGGGCGGTTGCGATCCATCCCAACGAGGCGGTGCTGCACGGTGGGGTGCGCGAGGTGGGGCCGGACGGGCTCGCGCCCGACCCTCGGGCGCACCACGACGTGCCCCTCGACGACGCCGTCGCCGAGATCGCCGCGATCGCGCGCGGCAACGACCGCGTGCGGGCGATCGGCGAGACGGGCATGGACCTGTTCCGTACAGGAGCACAGGGCGAGGCTGTACAGCGGGAGTCGTTCCGCGCGCACGTCGCGCTCGCGAAGGAGCTGGGCCTCGCGCTGCAGATCCACGACCGCGACGCGCACGCCGAGGTGCTCGACGTCCTCGCCCGCGACGGAGCGCCCGAGCGGACCGTCTTCCACTGCTACTCGGGCGACGCCGCGATGGCCCGGTTCTGCGCGGACCAGGGCTGGTTCCTGTCGTTCGCGGGCCCGGTGACGTTCCGCGCGAACGACGAGCTGCGGGCCGCGCTGCGCGACGTCCCGCTGGGTCAGGTCCTGGTCGAGACGGACGCGCCGTACCTCACGCCGCACCCGTACCGCGGCCGCCCCAACGCGCCGTACGTCCTGCCGGCGACCGTCCGTACCGTCGCCGAGGTGGTGGACCTGCCGCTCGCGGACGTGTGCGAGCGCCTGGCCGCGACCTCGGTCGGGGTCTACGGGCCCTGGTGA
- the metG gene encoding methionine--tRNA ligase: MTHILSAVAWPYANGPRHIGHVAGFGVPSDVFSRHMRMAGHDVLMVSGTDEHGTPILVQADKEGVTPQELADRYNRVIVEDLHQLGLSYDLFTRTTTRNHYAVVQEMFRTVHKNGYMVEQTTMGAISPSTGRTLPDRYIEGTCPICGYDGARGDQCDNCGNQLDAIDLINPHSRINGETPKFVESNHFFLDLPAFVDALGDWLRTRTEWRPNVLKFSLNLLDDVRPRAMTRDIDWGIPVPLEGWESNPSKRLYVWFDAVIGYLSASIEWARRSGDPDAWRAFWNDPEARSYYFMGKDNITFHSQIWPAELLGYDGRGSKGGAPGAYGNLQLPTEVVSSEFLNVEGQKFSSSRGVVIYVRDMLARYQPDAFRYYVASAGPETQDVDFTWADFQRRTNDELVAGWGNLVNRTANLVHKNFGAIPEPGQRQPIDEGVLATTTTAFGRVGELIATHRQRAAVAEAMKTVGEVNKYVSDTEPWKLKTDPDRLATVLHTVTQAVSDLNTILSPFLPHSAQQVHEAFGGTGTIAPQPRIDEVTDLDDDSRHYPIITGDYRAEGLATWEPKAVVPGTPVAKPTPIFTKLDDSIVEEELDRLRETA, from the coding sequence ATGACCCACATCCTCTCGGCCGTGGCCTGGCCGTATGCCAACGGGCCGCGCCACATCGGCCACGTCGCAGGTTTCGGTGTCCCGTCGGACGTCTTCAGCCGGCACATGCGCATGGCGGGTCACGACGTCCTCATGGTCTCGGGCACCGACGAGCACGGGACGCCGATTCTCGTCCAGGCCGACAAGGAGGGCGTGACGCCTCAGGAGCTCGCGGACCGGTACAACCGGGTCATCGTCGAGGACCTGCACCAGCTCGGGCTGTCGTACGACCTGTTCACGCGGACCACGACGCGCAACCACTACGCCGTCGTGCAGGAGATGTTCCGCACGGTCCACAAGAACGGGTACATGGTCGAGCAGACGACCATGGGAGCGATCTCGCCGTCGACGGGCCGCACGCTGCCGGACCGCTACATCGAGGGCACGTGCCCCATCTGTGGCTACGACGGCGCGCGCGGCGACCAGTGCGACAACTGCGGCAACCAGCTCGACGCGATCGACCTCATCAACCCGCACAGCCGCATCAACGGCGAGACGCCCAAGTTCGTCGAGTCGAACCACTTCTTCCTCGACCTGCCCGCGTTCGTCGACGCGCTCGGGGACTGGCTGCGCACGCGCACCGAGTGGCGCCCGAACGTCCTGAAGTTCTCGCTCAACCTGCTCGACGACGTGCGCCCGCGCGCCATGACGCGCGACATCGACTGGGGCATCCCCGTCCCGCTGGAGGGTTGGGAGTCCAACCCGAGCAAGCGCCTCTACGTGTGGTTCGACGCGGTGATCGGCTACCTGTCGGCGTCGATCGAGTGGGCGCGGCGCAGCGGCGACCCGGACGCGTGGCGCGCGTTCTGGAACGACCCCGAGGCCCGCTCGTACTACTTCATGGGCAAGGACAACATCACGTTCCACTCCCAGATCTGGCCGGCCGAGCTGCTCGGCTACGACGGTCGGGGGAGCAAGGGCGGTGCGCCGGGTGCCTACGGGAACCTCCAGCTCCCGACGGAGGTCGTGTCGAGCGAGTTCCTCAACGTCGAGGGCCAGAAGTTCTCCTCGTCGCGCGGCGTCGTGATCTACGTGCGCGACATGCTGGCCCGCTACCAGCCGGACGCGTTCCGGTACTACGTGGCGTCGGCCGGTCCGGAGACGCAGGACGTCGACTTCACGTGGGCGGACTTCCAGCGCCGCACGAACGACGAGCTCGTGGCCGGCTGGGGCAACCTCGTGAACCGCACGGCGAACCTCGTGCACAAGAACTTCGGGGCGATCCCGGAGCCGGGGCAGCGCCAGCCGATCGACGAGGGCGTCCTCGCCACGACGACGACCGCGTTCGGGCGCGTGGGGGAGCTCATCGCGACGCACCGCCAGCGTGCGGCCGTCGCGGAGGCGATGAAGACCGTCGGCGAGGTGAACAAGTACGTGTCCGACACCGAGCCGTGGAAGCTCAAGACCGACCCGGACCGCCTCGCGACCGTGCTGCACACCGTGACCCAGGCGGTGAGCGACCTGAACACGATCCTGTCGCCGTTCCTGCCGCACTCGGCGCAGCAGGTGCACGAGGCGTTCGGCGGCACGGGCACCATCGCGCCGCAGCCGCGCATCGACGAGGTGACCGACCTCGACGACGACTCGCGCCACTACCCGATCATCACGGGCGACTACCGGGCCGAGGGTCTGGCGACGTGGGAGCCGAAGGCCGTCGTGCCGGGCACCCCGGTCGCCAAGCCGACGCCGATCTTCACCAAGCTCGACGACTCGATCGTCGAGGAGGAGCTCGACCGCCTGCGCGAGACCGCCTGA
- a CDS encoding ubiquitin-like domain-containing protein yields the protein MLAPDGTGRRRLQRLAAQGVVVASLVVVTGAFASLQKSVTLDVDGELHDVSAYGRTVAEVLDYQDVAVGAEDLVEPGLADPARDGATIVVRTAHDVTIEIDGQVQTISTTARTVGELLTYLGPRAEGAVTEVSRTQALGRDPIRVSTLKTVHVAVDGAVLPITTAEPTVRGVLATAGIVLAEGDGTSAPLDAAAVDGMLVLVSRAAATAATVTEVLPFTTEEVEDPNLPEGHRVVVQSGRVGEAVTTYSVQTLGGAEVSRTVLTRTVTTEPRNEIIKVGTMDVSVSVDPGSARAIGRSLAAQRGWGDDEFTCLDKLWTKESNWRVDADNPSSSAYGIPQALPGSKMSSAGADWRTNPATQITWGLGYIEGRYGTPCSAWSHSVAKGWY from the coding sequence GTGCTCGCACCTGACGGAACCGGTCGCCGACGCCTGCAGCGTCTGGCGGCCCAGGGCGTCGTCGTCGCGAGCCTCGTGGTCGTCACGGGCGCGTTCGCCTCGCTCCAGAAGAGCGTCACGCTCGACGTCGACGGGGAGCTGCACGACGTCTCCGCCTACGGGCGCACGGTCGCGGAGGTGCTCGACTACCAGGACGTCGCGGTCGGCGCCGAGGACCTCGTCGAGCCGGGCCTCGCGGACCCGGCGCGCGACGGCGCCACCATCGTCGTCCGGACCGCTCACGACGTGACGATCGAGATCGACGGGCAGGTGCAGACGATCTCCACGACGGCGCGGACCGTCGGCGAGCTCCTCACGTACCTCGGCCCGCGCGCCGAGGGCGCCGTCACCGAGGTCTCCCGCACGCAGGCCCTGGGCCGCGACCCGATCCGCGTCTCGACGCTCAAGACCGTCCACGTCGCCGTGGACGGCGCCGTCCTGCCGATCACGACGGCGGAGCCGACGGTGCGCGGCGTGCTCGCCACCGCGGGCATCGTCCTCGCGGAGGGTGACGGCACCTCGGCGCCGCTCGACGCGGCCGCGGTGGACGGCATGCTCGTCCTCGTGAGCCGAGCCGCGGCGACGGCCGCCACGGTGACCGAGGTGCTCCCGTTCACGACGGAGGAGGTCGAGGACCCCAACCTGCCGGAGGGGCACCGGGTCGTCGTCCAGTCGGGCCGGGTCGGCGAGGCGGTCACGACGTACTCGGTCCAGACCCTCGGCGGCGCCGAGGTCTCGCGCACGGTGCTCACGCGCACGGTCACGACCGAGCCGCGCAACGAGATCATCAAGGTCGGGACGATGGACGTCTCGGTCTCCGTGGACCCCGGCTCGGCGCGGGCGATCGGCCGCTCGCTCGCGGCCCAGCGCGGCTGGGGCGACGACGAGTTCACGTGCCTCGACAAGCTCTGGACCAAGGAGAGCAACTGGCGCGTCGACGCCGACAACCCGAGCTCGAGCGCGTACGGGATCCCGCAGGCGCTGCCCGGGTCGAAGATGTCGAGCGCGGGCGCCGACTGGCGCACGAACCCGGCGACCCAGATCACCTGGGGTCTCGGGTACATCGAGGGCCGGTACGGCACCCCGTGCTCGGCCTGGTCGCACTCGGTCGCCAAGGGCTGGTACTGA
- a CDS encoding acetylxylan esterase, whose translation MPLFDLPLAELEAYAPTLDEPADLDAFWARTLAESRAAGGDLAETVRLERVDAGLETVVVDDVTFPGFHGQPVKGWLVRPAAAARAAAAGGGAPLPAVVEYLGYGGGRGLPHEHLVWASAGYAHLVVDTRGQGSGWGAGGDTPDPVGSGPATPGYLTRGILDPHEHYYRRVITDAVRAVDAVRAVDGIDPARVAVTGASQGGGLTIAVAGLSDGLVAAMPDVPFLSHYRRAVEITDRAPYSEITRYLAVHREHEDVVFRTLSYLDGASLARRATAPGLFSVALMDPVCPPSTVYAAYNGWATGADGSERVERAIDVYRFNEHEGGQAYRFARQLAWLREHTR comes from the coding sequence GTGCCGCTCTTCGACCTGCCCCTCGCCGAGCTCGAGGCCTACGCTCCCACGCTCGACGAGCCCGCCGACCTCGACGCGTTCTGGGCACGGACGCTCGCGGAGTCCCGCGCAGCGGGCGGCGACCTCGCCGAGACCGTCCGCCTCGAGCGCGTCGACGCCGGGCTGGAGACGGTCGTCGTCGACGACGTCACGTTCCCGGGCTTCCATGGCCAGCCGGTCAAGGGCTGGCTCGTGCGGCCGGCCGCGGCCGCACGCGCGGCGGCGGCCGGGGGTGGCGCACCGCTCCCCGCCGTCGTCGAGTACCTGGGGTACGGGGGTGGGCGCGGCCTGCCGCACGAGCACCTGGTGTGGGCGAGCGCGGGGTACGCGCACCTGGTGGTCGACACGCGCGGCCAGGGCAGCGGCTGGGGCGCGGGCGGCGACACCCCCGACCCGGTCGGTTCGGGCCCCGCCACCCCGGGCTACCTCACGCGCGGCATCCTCGACCCGCACGAGCACTACTACCGCCGAGTGATCACCGACGCCGTCCGTGCGGTCGACGCCGTCCGTGCGGTCGACGGGATCGACCCTGCGCGCGTCGCCGTGACCGGCGCGAGCCAGGGCGGCGGCCTGACGATCGCCGTCGCCGGCCTGTCCGACGGCCTCGTCGCCGCGATGCCCGACGTCCCGTTCCTGAGCCACTACCGCCGCGCCGTCGAGATCACCGACCGCGCCCCGTACTCCGAGATCACGCGCTACCTCGCCGTCCACCGCGAGCACGAGGACGTCGTCTTCCGCACCCTCTCCTACCTCGACGGCGCGAGCCTCGCCCGCCGCGCGACCGCGCCCGGCCTGTTCTCCGTGGCGCTCATGGACCCCGTCTGCCCGCCGTCCACCGTCTACGCGGCCTACAACGGCTGGGCCACCGGCGCCGACGGCTCGGAGCGCGTCGAGCGCGCGATCGACGTCTACCGCTTCAACGAGCACGAGGGCGGCCAGGCCTACCGCTTCGCCCGCCAGCTCGCCTGGCTCCGCGAGCACACCCGATAG
- a CDS encoding VOC family protein, with protein sequence MLRGMATLNLWADDLEAASAWYAEVLGTEPYYVVPGGYVEFRVGDRQDELGIIARSWSPRPQPETPGGAIVNWHVDDVRDAFARLLALGATEYEGVVERGEGEGFVTASVVDPFGNVLGIMQNPHYLEMLER encoded by the coding sequence ATGCTGCGTGGGATGGCGACGCTGAACCTGTGGGCCGACGACCTGGAGGCCGCGTCCGCGTGGTACGCCGAGGTGCTCGGGACGGAGCCCTACTACGTGGTGCCGGGCGGGTACGTGGAGTTCCGCGTCGGCGACCGTCAGGACGAGCTCGGGATCATCGCCCGGTCGTGGTCACCGCGACCGCAGCCGGAGACGCCCGGGGGCGCGATCGTGAACTGGCACGTCGACGACGTGCGGGACGCGTTCGCCCGGCTGCTCGCCCTGGGCGCGACCGAGTACGAGGGCGTGGTCGAGCGCGGGGAGGGCGAGGGCTTCGTCACGGCGTCGGTGGTGGACCCGTTCGGCAACGTGCTGGGGATCATGCAGAACCCGCACTACCTGGAGATGCTCGAGCGCTAG
- the rsmA gene encoding 16S rRNA (adenine(1518)-N(6)/adenine(1519)-N(6))-dimethyltransferase RsmA has protein sequence MNDTRGALLGPAEIRDLAGRLGVRPTKTLGQNFVHDGGTVRKIVRAADVRSGERVVEVGPGLGSLTLGLLEAGASVVAVEIDPVLAKQLPTTVAGHVPDLGDRLEVVGADALEVTTLPGEAPTALVANLPYNVAVPVLLTFLERFDSLERVLVMVQAEVADRLAAPPGSRTYGVPSVKAAWYADARRAGTIGRSVFWPVPNVDSALVALDRREPPVTAATREQVFAVVDAAFAQRRKMLRSALSGIAGSATAAAEALEAAGVDPQARGEVLDVEAFARVAEQLVHRGVLDERPSRGQAPAAGRSTDRPGTVDA, from the coding sequence ATGAACGACACCCGAGGCGCCCTGCTGGGTCCGGCCGAGATCCGCGACCTGGCAGGGCGCCTCGGCGTCCGCCCGACCAAGACGCTCGGCCAGAACTTCGTGCACGACGGCGGGACCGTCCGCAAGATCGTCCGCGCGGCCGACGTGCGGTCGGGGGAGCGTGTCGTCGAGGTCGGACCGGGCCTCGGCTCGCTCACGCTGGGCCTGCTCGAGGCGGGCGCGAGCGTCGTCGCGGTCGAGATCGACCCCGTCCTCGCGAAGCAGCTCCCCACGACCGTCGCCGGGCACGTCCCGGACCTCGGCGACCGGCTCGAGGTCGTCGGTGCCGACGCGCTGGAGGTCACGACCCTCCCCGGGGAGGCGCCGACGGCGCTCGTCGCGAACCTCCCGTACAACGTGGCCGTGCCCGTGCTGCTCACGTTCCTCGAGCGGTTCGACTCGCTCGAGCGCGTGCTCGTCATGGTGCAGGCCGAGGTCGCGGACCGGCTCGCCGCGCCCCCCGGGTCGCGCACGTACGGCGTCCCGTCGGTCAAGGCCGCCTGGTACGCCGACGCCCGCCGCGCCGGGACCATCGGGCGTAGCGTCTTCTGGCCCGTGCCGAACGTCGACTCGGCTCTCGTCGCGCTCGACCGGCGCGAGCCGCCGGTCACGGCCGCGACGCGCGAGCAGGTGTTCGCCGTCGTCGACGCCGCGTTCGCCCAGCGCCGCAAGATGCTCCGGTCCGCGCTGTCCGGGATCGCCGGCTCCGCGACGGCCGCCGCGGAGGCGCTCGAGGCCGCCGGGGTCGACCCTCAGGCACGCGGGGAGGTGCTCGACGTGGAGGCGTTCGCGCGCGTCGCCGAGCAGCTCGTCCACCGTGGCGTGCTCGACGAGCGGCCGTCGCGCGGTCAGGCGCCCGCCGCGGGGCGCTCCACGGACCGACCTGGCACAGTGGACGCGTGA
- a CDS encoding helix-turn-helix transcriptional regulator: protein MLDTSVRLLRLLALLPTRPTWSGPELAERLGVTTRTVRSDVERLRILGYEVRSAPGVAGGYRLGSGTALPPLLLDDEEATVVTVALRAAVAGSVTGAEDAALRALGKLDTVLPSRLRARADALRAAVASAPEAGSGVDAGVLAEIATAVASRTGLRLEYRAHDGTTTSRAVEPYRLVRVGRRWYLLAFDLDRDDWRTFRVDRLRLRTPGGRRFVPRPVPGGDAVAHVVRGVGSVAWAYPARVRLHAPASAVADRLAPGSGVLVDDGPDACVLEAGGTSLVQLAGFLLGLDVDLTVLAPPELAATLARVGDRAARAGRSRGASGAGVERAPDGGVG, encoded by the coding sequence GTGCTCGACACCTCCGTGCGACTCCTGCGCCTCCTCGCGCTCCTCCCCACGCGGCCGACGTGGTCGGGCCCCGAGCTGGCCGAGCGGCTCGGCGTCACGACCCGCACCGTCCGCAGCGACGTGGAGCGGCTGCGGATCCTCGGGTACGAGGTCCGCTCGGCGCCGGGGGTCGCGGGCGGCTACCGCCTCGGGTCGGGGACGGCGCTGCCGCCGCTCCTGCTCGACGACGAGGAGGCCACCGTCGTCACCGTGGCCCTGCGGGCGGCGGTCGCCGGGTCGGTCACCGGCGCCGAGGACGCCGCGCTCCGGGCGCTCGGCAAGCTCGACACGGTCCTGCCCTCCCGGCTGCGCGCCCGTGCGGACGCGTTGCGTGCCGCCGTGGCGAGCGCGCCCGAGGCGGGGTCGGGGGTCGACGCGGGGGTGCTCGCCGAGATCGCGACGGCGGTCGCCTCCCGGACGGGACTGCGCCTCGAGTACCGCGCCCACGACGGGACGACGACGTCCCGTGCGGTCGAGCCGTACCGCCTCGTCCGCGTCGGGCGTCGGTGGTACCTGCTGGCGTTCGACCTCGACCGCGACGACTGGCGGACGTTCCGCGTCGACCGACTGCGGTTGCGCACACCCGGGGGGCGTCGCTTCGTGCCGCGCCCCGTCCCGGGCGGGGACGCCGTCGCCCACGTCGTGCGAGGCGTGGGGTCGGTCGCGTGGGCGTACCCGGCCCGGGTGCGGCTGCACGCACCCGCGAGCGCGGTGGCCGACCGGCTCGCGCCGGGATCGGGCGTGCTCGTCGACGACGGCCCGGACGCGTGCGTGCTGGAGGCCGGGGGGACGTCGCTCGTCCAGCTCGCGGGGTTCCTGCTCGGGCTCGACGTCGACCTCACGGTGCTGGCCCCGCCCGAGCTCGCGGCGACGCTCGCGCGGGTCGGGGACCGGGCAGCGCGCGCCGGGCGCTCGCGCGGGGCGTCGGGCGCCGGCGTCGAGCGTGCCCCGGACGGTGGTGTCGGGTGA
- a CDS encoding resuscitation-promoting factor: MPGTPDDWTQVKNPFHRTADAAGAPESADTNPQTPFETSTDGPAESPQSPATTARRRRRWPLVAGATAVVLLATGAVAYGNARKTVQLDVDGQITTVTTFAGSVEGLLAEQEVAVGDRDLVVPDVDSALRGGGDVVVRYGREVPVQVDGSQSSVWLTALDADEALTTLASRGSDVRLVASRSGERASLPIRLDADGPVNVVADGETKVAPDGSIGIDAILDQQGVQLGDLDRVHVEKSDQIAAAQADAAAEAAPAAATEDAEAAADAAPVSLVVQRVKVEEVPTTTAVPFETVTEEDANRFKDLDPAVKQEGADGVHTTVHRVTTVDGVEESRELVSEGVTTPPVNKILVQGTKERPKPEPKATTPQRSSSSSSSSGASPAPAADLGSAPEGVWSALAQCESGGNPATNTGNGYYGLYQFSLPTWRAMGGSGLPSEASAAEQTQRAQALQARSGWGQWPACARKLGLL; the protein is encoded by the coding sequence GTGCCCGGGACCCCCGACGACTGGACCCAGGTGAAGAACCCCTTCCACCGGACCGCTGACGCGGCCGGCGCCCCCGAGAGCGCCGACACGAACCCCCAGACCCCCTTCGAGACCTCCACCGACGGCCCCGCGGAGAGCCCCCAGAGCCCCGCGACCACCGCCCGCCGTCGCCGCCGCTGGCCTCTCGTGGCCGGCGCCACCGCCGTCGTCCTCCTCGCGACCGGCGCCGTCGCCTACGGCAACGCGCGCAAGACGGTCCAGCTCGACGTCGACGGCCAGATCACCACCGTCACGACCTTCGCCGGGTCCGTCGAGGGCCTGCTCGCCGAGCAGGAGGTCGCCGTCGGGGACCGCGACCTCGTCGTCCCCGACGTCGACTCCGCCCTGCGCGGCGGCGGCGACGTCGTCGTCCGCTACGGGCGCGAGGTGCCCGTCCAGGTCGACGGCTCCCAGTCCTCCGTCTGGCTCACCGCGCTCGACGCGGACGAGGCCCTGACGACCCTCGCCTCGCGCGGCAGCGACGTGCGCCTCGTGGCGTCGCGCTCCGGCGAGCGCGCGTCGCTCCCGATCCGCCTCGACGCGGACGGCCCCGTGAACGTCGTCGCCGACGGCGAGACCAAGGTCGCGCCCGACGGCAGCATCGGCATCGACGCGATCCTCGACCAGCAGGGCGTCCAGCTCGGCGACCTCGACCGCGTCCACGTGGAGAAGTCGGACCAGATCGCCGCGGCCCAGGCTGACGCCGCCGCCGAGGCGGCCCCCGCCGCCGCGACCGAGGACGCCGAGGCCGCGGCCGACGCCGCGCCGGTCTCGCTCGTCGTGCAGCGCGTGAAGGTCGAGGAGGTGCCCACCACGACGGCCGTGCCGTTCGAGACGGTCACCGAGGAGGACGCGAACCGGTTCAAGGACCTCGACCCCGCCGTCAAGCAGGAGGGCGCGGACGGCGTCCACACGACCGTCCACCGCGTCACGACCGTCGACGGCGTGGAGGAGTCACGCGAGCTCGTCTCCGAGGGCGTCACGACGCCCCCGGTGAACAAGATCCTGGTGCAGGGCACCAAGGAGCGCCCGAAGCCGGAGCCGAAGGCCACGACGCCGCAGCGCTCGTCGTCGTCGTCCTCCTCGTCCGGGGCGTCCCCCGCGCCGGCCGCGGACCTCGGCTCCGCGCCCGAGGGTGTCTGGTCCGCGCTCGCGCAGTGCGAGTCGGGCGGCAACCCGGCGACGAACACGGGCAACGGCTACTACGGCCTCTACCAGTTCTCGCTCCCGACGTGGCGCGCGATGGGCGGCTCCGGCCTCCCGTCCGAGGCCTCGGCCGCCGAGCAGACGCAGCGCGCCCAGGCGCTCCAGGCCCGTTCGGGCTGGGGCCAGTGGCCGGCGTGCGCGCGCAAGCTCGGGCTCCTCTGA
- a CDS encoding 4-(cytidine 5'-diphospho)-2-C-methyl-D-erythritol kinase, whose product MTPPPPPSIALAPPPSVRVRAPGKVNLSLRVGALQDDGYHPLVTIFQAVGLSEDVVAHQVPPGSGVSLSVTGLQADAVPTDETNLAWRAAVALAEHVGVDPDVRLEIHKEVPVAGGMAGGSADAAAALVACDALWEAGVSRADLVRIAAGLGADVAFGLVGHTAVGTGRGDVLTPAMTRGEFHWVFAVQAEGLSTAQVYRTYDETVGGPAELDLTEDTALMQALRAGDAVGLGQVLRNDLQGPALALRPELQRTIDVATEAGALGAVVSGSGPTVAALARSRQHALAIAASWTANDACDTVWCTTAPAAGARVVAH is encoded by the coding sequence GTGACACCCCCGCCACCGCCGAGCATCGCCCTCGCGCCGCCCCCGTCCGTCCGCGTGCGCGCACCCGGCAAGGTCAACCTCTCGCTGCGGGTCGGGGCGCTGCAGGACGACGGCTACCACCCCCTCGTGACGATCTTCCAGGCGGTCGGGCTCAGCGAGGACGTCGTCGCGCACCAGGTGCCGCCCGGCTCGGGCGTCTCGCTGAGCGTGACCGGTCTCCAGGCCGACGCCGTGCCGACCGACGAGACGAACCTCGCGTGGCGGGCCGCCGTCGCGCTCGCCGAGCACGTCGGAGTCGACCCCGACGTGCGGCTCGAGATCCACAAGGAGGTCCCCGTCGCAGGGGGCATGGCGGGCGGCTCCGCCGACGCCGCGGCCGCGCTCGTCGCGTGCGACGCGCTGTGGGAGGCCGGGGTGTCGCGTGCGGACCTCGTCCGCATCGCCGCGGGGCTCGGCGCCGACGTCGCGTTCGGGCTCGTGGGCCACACCGCCGTCGGGACGGGCCGGGGCGACGTGCTCACGCCCGCGATGACGCGCGGGGAGTTCCACTGGGTCTTCGCGGTCCAGGCCGAGGGCCTGTCGACCGCGCAGGTCTACCGGACGTACGACGAGACCGTCGGAGGCCCGGCCGAGCTCGACCTCACCGAGGACACCGCGCTCATGCAGGCGCTGCGCGCCGGCGACGCCGTCGGCCTCGGGCAGGTGCTGCGCAACGACCTCCAGGGCCCCGCGCTCGCCCTGCGCCCCGAGCTGCAGCGCACGATCGACGTCGCGACCGAGGCCGGCGCGCTCGGTGCCGTCGTGTCCGGATCCGGCCCGACCGTCGCCGCCCTCGCGCGCAGCCGCCAGCACGCGCTCGCGATCGCCGCGTCGTGGACCGCGAACGACGCGTGCGACACCGTCTGGTGCACCACCGCCCCCGCCGCCGGCGCCCGCGTGGTCGCCCACTGA